A stretch of DNA from Gimesia chilikensis:
CCGCAGTAATAAGCGGCGTGTAAACTACTGCTTCGGCACTGGTGGCAGTGCCGGGGCGGCGGGAGTGACCGGTTTCAGAACTTTCACGTTAGCCTTGGCTTCTGTGGATTCATCCGGTGTCTTGTAGCTTTTGCTGCCCAGCTGAGCCGTGCGATTGGGATCCATCCGGTTCCGGTAAATGACCAGTCCATCGATGGCATGATACAACGCGGAATAGTTTACCTTTTCCCCTTTGTTATCGATGATATCGTTGGCCAGCAGAGAAACTGCTTTGCGAACCCATTCTTCGTTGAGGCGATCATCGGGCAGCGCCATCATCAGGAATTCAAGCGTATGCCCTGTCGTTTCCAGACGCTCCTGGAAGTTCTCGCAGGCGCTTTTCTGGAAGAAGTAATCGTAAGAGAAAGAACCGTCTAGATTCTGCATCGCTTTGGCTTCTTCAATGTAACGCTGCAGTTTCTGATCCGCTTCCAGCCAGTAACTCGACAGGCGATGACCTGCATTCCGATAGGTGTTACGGGCATAAGCGAGTGCGAATAAAGCGTGTGTACCGCCACAGGGGGAGTCGTTGGTGATCGTGTTGTTCTGCATGTAGACCAGGTCTGACATGTGCCACTCTTCCCCTTTTTTGTCGTACCAGACAGCGTCCGGTCCGAGGTAATGGACCAGGGCCCACAGAGACCAGGTGACCTCTTCATTTTCCTGGATTTCCTTCTTGGCATTTTCGACCATGTCTGCCACGGTGATGGGGCCATCGGGAGTCTGAACCTCATGATCTAAGGGGATGTCAGCCATCGCCATGATCGCCAGTGACTGATTCTTATGACCTTCGAAGGCATTCTCTTTTGTGTAAGGATGGGGACGTCCGCCGAACTCGGTTTTCTGGAACCAGGGCTCGCCGTCGTAGGTGACTCCGGAAGAGAGCCATTCCAGGGCATTGACGGTCTGGCCATCTTTCTTGATTTTATAGTCTTTGCGAAAAGCCAGAATGCCATGGAAGATTTCCCAGGGAGAATGCTTTTCCGACTCGAGATACTTCTGCTGCGAGACTTCGATGGCCTGCTCTACTTTTTTCAGCAGTTCTTCGGGTGACTCGAGCTCTCTGCTGCTGGCGACTTCGGTTTCCGTTTCACTGCTGGAATCTGCGGATTCCGAAGGGGATGACTGATTGCAGCCCGTTGTGAAACAGAGACCGGCGAACAGAAGTGCAAACAAAGACAGACGTAACGAAACATTCATGATCGGGGAAATTCCAGGGATATTAACGTATTTCAGGGATAATCGCAGGCAGGAGCCGCTGCAGGAGCTGAGCTCACCGGCGGCTGTCTGTTTGAATGTACCACGTAAAATGGCGGAAGTAAATCATATAAGTTGTCTAAAATCGCTATATTTTCAGTCGGATGACACCGAAGCGGGTGCTGTTATCAGTGTTACGTAAAGATTGCAGGGCTCAGGGTCCAAGTACGGGCGTCATATGAGCTGAGAACTGTTACAACCGCACTGTTCCCCCGCATTTCAGCCGAGCGGTACAGTGAGCACAGCTGGCGTGTTCACCAGAAACGTCAGGATAAAACTGCTGAGCACGACTGGTGCCTGCGGACAAATGCATAGATCACTGCTGATGCTTACGACCGACGTGACATTCTGTTTCCCTCCCCCGTTCTGCCGGAAAGTCGGATTCTGACGCTGGTACGAGGACGATACGCAGAAGGAACTGTAACGGTTTCTCCAGCGAAGCCGACTCTCGGATACAGGCTCAGATACACAGACTTTGAAAATCAAACATTGTTTTTTTGACATGGGGGAAGGATGAACTGCTTTAAAACCTTTCTGGCTGTGGGAGTCACGTTGTCTGCGAGTTTCTTCTGTGCAGCAGACGCACAGGCCGGTGTTTACGAGTGCTTTAACGAAGACGATTTACTGGACTGCGTCCCCTGTGTCGAGGACTGCTGGACCGACCGTGTTTCGTTCTATATTTCCGCAAACAACTACGCGTCGGTGAATCACATGGAGAGCGGCGGGTTTAATACCTGGGCCTTTTCCGCGAACAGCGGATCAGACAATAACGTGGCCTATGATTTCGGCCTGGCCCTGGGGACCCGCATTCCCATCGGCTGCAAGTGTAAGGCACTGCGGTTTGAAGTCGAAGGCGCCTTCCGTGATCTGGGCGGACTGACGACGACCAGCTTTCAGCTCGAAGGCCCTATCCAGACCTACGTGGTTGACTACGATGATCGCTGGAGTGTGATGACCAACTGCTGGCTCGATTTTCCGCTGAAAAACAACAAGACGATTTATATCGGCGGTGGTATCGGAGCGAACGGCGGAAAAGTGAGCATTGACGATACCTACGTGAGCGGTCAATCGCGATTCAATCGCTTTGCCTGGCAGATCGGGGGCGGCGTGACCTGGGATGTCAGTCAGCGTGTAACATTGGACCTGGGTTACCGCTACATGGATTACGGTTCGACCTTCGTCGATCTGAATGACAATTTTAATCCCAATAACGCTGCCGGGAATTACATTGCCGACCTGACCTCACACCAGGTGATGCTGGGCATCCGGTTTAACTCGCTGGGGAACCTGATTGGTCGCCGGTAAGTGATTACTGAAGCAATCTGCCATCAGACAAACAGAAACAATGAAGCAACACCATCCTCGAACGACAGCAGTGCATGATTGATCCGCCTGAATCCCGACCCTGGGGTTCAGGCGGTTTTTGTTATCACAGACGTCAAGGCTTCCTTGCTCACTGTCAGCTGGCGGCTTAGAATCGAAGTCTCTCGATCGATTCCCCGAACTCAGCCGTAATAGAGGAAGAGCCATGCGTGTGTGTCGTCTTGTTGCTGGATTGATGATTCTGGCCGTGTGCCTGTCTGCTTCGGAATCGCTCTGGGCCTGGGGGAAAGGGCATCGTCTGATTCGGCTCTGGGCGGTGGCCCGGCTGCCTGAATGGCAAACCGAATTGCTTGGCCAGGAAAATCTCACCCGTCTCTGTCGGGATTACACGTCACTGCAGGACAAGCACGCCAGTGGAAAGATGCCGCAACTGGATCCCTACTGCCTGGTGCCGGGCGTGCGGCTCTCACTGCATGATGTCAACCCGCCGACACAGAGTGCGACGGCCATCCAATGGTACCTCGAGCAGATTGCTGATAACCTGAACGCGGGTAAAACGGATGAGGCGATGAAGTTCCTGGGCGTGCTCTGTCACTGGAACGAAGATCCGGGTTGTCCCTCGGCACACAGCAGTCCCGTTTCCGAACTGCAACTCAAAACACTGCTGCCTCCCCCCAAGGACAAGGCTCGCTATAACTATCTGTTTGGCGCGGGCGGCTTCATGGATTCCGGCAATTACCAGCTGGCGGACGAAGCGTATACGCCTCGACTTTTGGGACGGACGCGTGCTGAGGCGGCGCTGCGGATTTATGAGCATCAGAAGCTGTTGCGGAACAATGCCGCGGCGCACATCATTCCCATCGTACAGGACACGATGCAGGGAGACGGAACCAAGGCGGACGAACATCGAGCAGCTGCGGCCCTGGCCAACGGTCGGCATACGGCGGATGTGATCTTTACCGCGATCTGCCTGGCGACGGACCATGTGGACGATCAGGAGTTTCTGTTCGCTGATCAATCATTGACAGAGTGGTTGCCCGATTTCCGGGGGCGGATGATTCCTCACCCGTATTACGTGAAGCCGTTCCTGGTGAACCAGGCAATGGACGCCCGGCGGCAACTGCATCCCCTCAAGATTAATGAGACCAGATACGAAACCGGCTATGGCATGGGGACGC
This window harbors:
- a CDS encoding NPCBM/NEW2 domain-containing protein encodes the protein MRVCRLVAGLMILAVCLSASESLWAWGKGHRLIRLWAVARLPEWQTELLGQENLTRLCRDYTSLQDKHASGKMPQLDPYCLVPGVRLSLHDVNPPTQSATAIQWYLEQIADNLNAGKTDEAMKFLGVLCHWNEDPGCPSAHSSPVSELQLKTLLPPPKDKARYNYLFGAGGFMDSGNYQLADEAYTPRLLGRTRAEAALRIYEHQKLLRNNAAAHIIPIVQDTMQGDGTKADEHRAAAALANGRHTADVIFTAICLATDHVDDQEFLFADQSLTEWLPDFRGRMIPHPYYVKPFLVNQAMDARRQLHPLKINETRYETGYGMGTPFELDFVLAPGSVFKRFTCDVGLHPTAGKKGAVMFAVEANGKELVRTRPLRVGDEPVQLDVPLPSAEVLKLSLKTIADEGSEPSHNLAVWGQPVLKTE
- a CDS encoding outer membrane protein, with the translated sequence MNCFKTFLAVGVTLSASFFCAADAQAGVYECFNEDDLLDCVPCVEDCWTDRVSFYISANNYASVNHMESGGFNTWAFSANSGSDNNVAYDFGLALGTRIPIGCKCKALRFEVEGAFRDLGGLTTTSFQLEGPIQTYVVDYDDRWSVMTNCWLDFPLKNNKTIYIGGGIGANGGKVSIDDTYVSGQSRFNRFAWQIGGGVTWDVSQRVTLDLGYRYMDYGSTFVDLNDNFNPNNAAGNYIADLTSHQVMLGIRFNSLGNLIGRR